One Salminus brasiliensis chromosome 5, fSalBra1.hap2, whole genome shotgun sequence DNA segment encodes these proteins:
- the LOC140555594 gene encoding neuronal pentraxin-2: MKLNSLPSMSIFGLQRRRDDWIFPIVVHVLLLFSGCLGSGIPGSEHTDYTSHPRFICTPIPADADPACFPPGAAPGAGGPGMSGHHSGHHSGPGASSSAWWGMSEEAKATILHLRESLVQQKETILDQRETIRELTAKLTLCQGFGHTLGSHDSDHHRVPPHLAHHTYGPTPEGSHHGYAPGTHTTEPNHYGHHRGKAALGDKYSSNDLTPSPSSTPEQMGRMLTTLKERLENLQTRNSSTTYSSSLKDLLQRKIAALELQMLHHTTSPTGTNHHDSDEDDDDDHPDGHHDSIGHDNHSDGSSEHHVDDHEHHDGQHDGGDRHDDSQDHHDSSYDDVHRDNGEHEDSHHDNEAAGHSYPRMSYHSQGHSGQSKLDAVLNHLTHRLSETGSRKKGKSSAGFQIGFPMRTNYMYGRIKRTLLHEIFALTLCLWMKGGAGPGLGTPFSYSVPGQANELVLIEWGNNPMELLINDRAVTLPLSLSDGKWHHVCVTWSTRDGLWEAYQDGVKRGSGENLSAWHPIKPGGVFILGQEQDTLGGRFDATQAFVGEISDLQLWSHVLTPHDIYSLASCGGHMTGDIIAWAESVVELHGGVTKYPFDPCH; this comes from the exons ATGAAGCTTAACTCACTTCCCTCAATGTCCATCTTTGGGCTTCAGAGAAGAAGGGATGACTGGATTTTCCCTATTGTTGTCCATGTGCTGCTACTTTTTTCGGGGTGTTTGGGGAGTGGTATTCCAGGTTCAGAGCACACTGACTATACCTCCCACCCTCGTTTTATCTGCACCCCCATTCCTGCTGACGCTGACCCCGCTTGCTTCCCCCCTGGGGCCGCCCCGGGAGCTGGTGGTCCAGGCATGAGCGGGCACCATAGTGGGCACCACAGCGGGCCAGGTGCAAGTAGCAGCGCCTGGTGGGGCATGTCGGAGGAGGCCAAGGCCACCATTCTGCACCTGCGGGAGAGCCTAGTGCAGCAGAAGGAAACCATACTGGACCAGAGGGAAACCATCCGTGAATTGACTGCCAAGCTGACCCTGTGCCAGGGTTTCGGGCACACTCTGGGATCCCATGACAGTGACCACCACCGCGTGCCCCCTCACCTGGCCCATCATACCTATGGCCCCACCCCTGAGGGCAGTCACCATGGCTATGCTCCTGGCACCCACACCACAGAACCTAACCACTATGGGCATCACCGGGGGAAGGCAGCGTTGGGTGACAAGTATTCCAGCAATGATTTGACCCCTTCACCCTCGTCCACTCCGGAGCAGATGGGTCGAATGCTGACAACCCTAAAAGAGAGGCTGGAAAACCtacag ACGCGAAACTCCTCCACCACCTATTCCAGCTCACTGAAGGACCTGCTGCAGCGCAAGATTGCCGCCCTGGAGCTGCAGATGCTGCACCACACCACCTCACCCACTGGCACCAACCATCACGACAGCGACgaggatgatgatgacgatCACCCTGACGGCCATCACGACAGCATCGGTCATGACAACCACAGTGATGGGTCGAGTGAGCACCACGTCGATGACCACGAGCACCATGACGGGCAGCACGATGGTGGCGATCGGCATGACGACAGTCAAGACCATCACGACAGCAGCTACGACGATGTTCACCGCGACAATGGAGAGCACGAAGACAGCCACCATGACAATGAGGCCGCTGGACACAGCTATCCGAGAATGTCGTATCACTCACAAGGCCACAGCGGACAGAGCAAGCTGGATGCAGTGCTGAACCACCTCACGCACAGGCTCTCAGAGACAG GCTCGAGGAAGAAGGGCAAGTCTTCTGCGGGTTTCCAGATCGGATTTCCCATGCGCACCAACTACATGTATGGACGCATAAAGAGAACGCTGCTGCATGAGATCTTCGCCTTGACGCTGTGTCTGTGGATGAAGGGAGGAGCGGGACCAGGTCTGGGAACACCATTCTCCTACTCTGTCCCGGGACAGGCCAACGAACTGGTGTTGATAGAGTGGGGAAACAACCCAATGGAGCTGCTGATCAATGACAGG gctgtgaCCTTACCGCTCTCACTGAGTGATGGGAAATGGCATCATGTTTGTGTGACATGGTCGACAAGAGACGGACTGTGGGAGGCGTATCAGGACGGAGTGAAGAGAGGCTCTGGAGAAAACCTGTCAGCCTGGCACCCAATCAAACCTGGAGGAGTGTTCATACTGGGACAAGAACAG GACACCCTGGGTGGTCGTTTTGATGCTACTCAGGCGTTTGTTGGCGAGATCTCAGACTTGCAGCTATGGTCTCACGTCCTCACACCTCATGACATCTACAGCCTGGCATCCTGCGGGGGTCACATGACCGGTGACATCATCGCCTGGGCAGAGTCTGTAGTTGAGCTTCATGGTGGGGTGACCAAGTACCCCTTCGACCCCTGCCACTGA
- the cyth2 gene encoding cytohesin-2, with translation MTFESDTYMPKSKAPKMDDLDYIPADLSPEERSELEEIRRRKGALLLEIQRLREELREAIIEVEGLESSTEGSKTLQKSRHVAMGRKKFNMDPKKGIVFLVENELLRHTPEDIAQFLYKGEGLNKTAIGDYLGERDEFNIRVLQAFVDLHEFTDLNLVQALRQFLWSFRLPGEAQKIDRMMEAFAQRYCHCNPGVFQSTDTCYVLSFAIIMLNTSLHNPNVRDKPTVERFISMNRGINEGGDLPEDLLRNLYDSIKNEPFKIPEDDGNDLTHTFFNPDREGWLLKLGGRVKTWKRRWFILTDNCLYYFEYTTDKEPRGIIPLENLSIREVEDPRKPNCFELYIPNNRGQLIKACKTEADGRVVEGNHMVYRISAPTPEEKDEWIHSIKSAVSVDPFYEMLAARKKRISLKKKEEQP, from the exons ATGACATTCGAGTCTGATACATATATGCCTAAAAGCAAAGCCCCCAAAATGGATGATTTGGACTACA TCCCGGCGGACCTGAGTCCAGAGGAGCGCTCCGAGCTGGAGGAGATCCGGCGCAGGAAGGGTGCGCTGCTGCTGGAAATCCAGAGGTTGAGAGAGGAGCTGCGGGAGGCTATCATTGAGGTGGAGGggctggagagcagcacagagGGCAG TAAAACACTACAGAAGAGTCGGCATGTGGCCATGGGGAGGAAAAAATTCAACATGGATCCAAAAAAG GGCATCGTGTTTTTGGTGGAGAACGAGCTCCTAAGACACACTCCAGAAGACATTGCCCAGTTCCTGTACAAGGGAGAGGGGCTCAACAAAACAGCCATTGGAGACTATCTGGGAGAGAG agATGAGTTCAACATTAGGGTTCTGCAGGCATTTGTTGATCTTCACGAGTTCACGGATCTTAACTTGGTTCAGGCTCTAAG GCAGTTTCTGTGGAGTTTCCGCTTGCCTGGTGAAGCCCAGAAGATTGACAGGATGATGGAAGCCTTTGCTCAGAGATACTGCCACTGCAACCCTGGAGTGTTTCAGAGTACAG atACCTGTTATGTTCTATCGTTTGCGATCATCATGCTGAACACCAGCCTGCACAACCCCAATGTGCGGGATAAGCCCACAGTGGAGCGCTTCATCAGCATGAACCGAGGCATCAATGAGGGAGGAGACCTACCAGAGGACTTACTTAGA AATCTGTATGACAGCATTAAAAACGAGCCTTTTAAGATCCCAGAGGACGATGGGAACGACCTGACTCACACCTTTTTCAACCCAGACAGAGAGGGCTGGCTGCTTAAACTGG gAGGTCGAGTGAAGACGTGGAAGAGACGATGGTTTATTCTAACTGATAACTGCCTGTATTACTTTGAGTACACCACA gataAAGAGCCAAGGGGTATTATTCCTCTGGAGAATCTGAGTATTCGGGAGGTAGAGGACCCCAGAAAACCT aactgttttgagctgtacaTCCCAAACAATCGAGGGCAGCTTATTAAAGCCTGCAAGACAGAGGCAGATGGTCGAGTGGTGGAGGGCAATCACATGGTCTACCGAATCTCCGCCCCCACACCAGAGGAAAAGGATGAGTGGATCCACAGCATCAA ATCGGCTGTGAGTGTGGACCCTTTTTACGAAATGCTGGCAGCAAGGAAGAAGCGCATTTCattaaagaagaaagaagagcaACCTTAG